A genomic segment from Luteibacter aegosomatis encodes:
- a CDS encoding HpcH/HpaI aldolase family protein — translation MDCHVGLLNSVPSPLLCEMFGAAGYGFVVLDLEHQLLSPGDLQHAIRACELGGCEPWVRVPEVDAKLIGRVLDAGAKGIVISRLETVEQARHAVEAAHFPPLGRRGITGGRVTGFGKVSLADYIAASRDAIRIVPMIESEAGIDALPGILAVPGICLVMEGALDLALDMGLGPDPLHPRVWQRLLDIAGHCDEAGVPFCPNPRTPHQREHWLARRPRWLLAGEDRGLLLGALRERRRELVPDVQTTPA, via the coding sequence ATGGATTGCCACGTCGGCCTGCTCAATTCGGTGCCCTCGCCGCTGCTGTGCGAGATGTTCGGCGCGGCCGGATACGGGTTCGTCGTGCTCGATCTCGAGCACCAGTTGCTCTCTCCAGGCGACCTCCAGCATGCGATTCGCGCCTGCGAGCTCGGCGGCTGCGAGCCCTGGGTACGCGTGCCCGAGGTCGATGCCAAGCTGATCGGCCGCGTGCTCGACGCGGGCGCGAAAGGCATCGTGATCTCCCGGCTCGAAACCGTCGAACAGGCGCGCCACGCCGTGGAAGCCGCGCACTTTCCGCCGCTGGGCAGGCGCGGCATCACCGGCGGGCGGGTGACGGGATTCGGCAAGGTGTCTCTGGCCGACTACATCGCAGCGTCGCGCGACGCGATCCGTATCGTACCGATGATCGAAAGCGAAGCAGGCATCGACGCCCTTCCCGGCATCCTCGCCGTGCCGGGTATCTGCCTCGTGATGGAAGGCGCGCTCGACCTCGCGCTCGACATGGGCCTGGGACCGGATCCGCTGCATCCGCGCGTGTGGCAACGCCTGCTCGACATCGCCGGGCATTGCGACGAAGCCGGCGTGCCGTTCTGTCCCAACCCCCGCACACCTCACCAGCGCGAGCACTGGCTCGCGCGACGCCCCCGCTGGCTGCTCGCCGGCGAGGACCGCGGCCTGCTGCTCGGCGCGCTGCGCGAACGGCGTCGCGAACTGGTTCCCGACGTTCAAACCACCCCTGCCTGA